The DNA sequence TCAGAAAAGTGATCCAATTCTATCTTGGATTGGAAATCTTACCCAGCTTGTTATCCTTTTTCTacatcaaaatgaattttatggcACAACTCCGCAATCATTATCCAAACTCATGAATCTTAAATTTCTTTCATTAGTTGTTGATAATTTAGGACATGGGATGGTCAAATTTGATGTGTTTTCTAAAATGAGAAGTCTAAGTATGCTTGACTTAAAAAATATTGACACGTCGTTTCAATTTGAGAAAGGAAACATGAATGCATCATTTCCAAAGTTCAAGGTTCTACTCATGTCTTCTTGCAACTTAATTGAGTTCCCAGATTTCCTTAGGAATCAAAGTAAACTAGAGTCATTGTCACTAGCGGTAAACATGCTACGAGGGCCACTTCCAATtcctccaccattgatcaaagaATTCGATGTCTCAAAAAACATGCTAAGTGGAGAAATTCTGCCACATTATTGCAGTCTGACTTCTCTTGATTACCTTAATTTGTCTGGGAACAACTTGAGCGGTGAAATTCCAGCATGTTTTGAAAATCCTTCACATTCCTTGTCAGTTATTAATTTAGGAAAAAACTCTTTTCACGGCATTATTCCTGAAATATGCAAAATGGAGGAAATTTGGCATTGCTTGATCTCAGTGATAATAAGCTGCAAGGACAGTTACCGCGCTCATTATCCAATTGTAAGAAATTTGAAAGTCTTGTTGTCTCAAAGAATCAATTGATTGATGTTTTTCCATCTTGGTTGGGGGCCCTTCCATATTTAAGAGTTATGGTATTGAGCCATAATGGGTTCTACGGTGCAATTGGGAAAGTTGAAAAGGATTTGGAGTTTACGAAGTTGCAAGTGATGGATCTATCTTTCAACAATTTCGTAGGTGAACTGCCATCTGAATACATCTCTAGTTTGAATTACATGAAAGATACTGACGTGGCTAGTAAAATTCGTTCATACATGAATTTCATAACGAGTTATAATGTGACTAAAGATCGTGGAGTCTACATCGTTATTGGGTATTGGGTCGAAGTAACCTTGAAAGGGAGAGAAACACATACAACCATCCAAAATAACTTTGCTTTCATCGATCTCTCAAGCAACAAATTTGAAGGAGAGATTCCTGAATTAGTTGGGAACCTAACTGCACTTTGTTCACTCAACCTTTCCAACAACATGCTCACAGGTCCCATCCCAACATCTTTGGGAAACTTAAAAGAGCTTGAATCCTTAGACCTTTCTAATAACAATCTCTCAGGGAAGATTCCTCAACAGATGAACCAGCTTGCATTCCTTGCATACCTCAATGTCTCTCACAACAATCTCATCGGGCCTATTCCTCAAGGAACCCAGTTTAATACCTTTGAAAGCAGTTTATTTGAAGGGAATCTCGAATTGTGTGGCAAGCCTTTACTTAACCAATGTGAAAATTCGCAAGCCTTGCCACCAACACATGCAACATTTGAAGATCAATAGGTAGAGTCTCCAATTGAATTAGATCGAAAATTTGTGTGGGTGGGAATTTTAAGTGGACTGGTTGTTGGAGGTGTTCTTGGTGACACAGTGACAAGGAGGAATCGAGCATGGACAAGGTTTGTGAAGAAATTTAGATGGATGCTACAAGAAAGGTTCTAGCCTGAAAAGAGCTTGGTTTTCGTTTGCTGATGCTTCTTACTGGTTTTcatgctctttttctttttcttttttttttcttttttttctggtgCATGGTTTGATTTTAATGTCTTTGTCTTTGTATCTTGCTCTAGCTTTCAGTTTGCTAACTAAATATGTCAATGTcttttatatatagatgatgGGTGTGCTTTCATGttaaaataatggattttaaatGTCCGTATGAATTATTGTACCAATTAGGACTTTTAAACTAAGGGACAAACTAGCtactatatttaatatttaagtaatttattaaattggaCAAATAGTATCTATGTTGCACATGCGACCGAATAAATATAAAGTTCTAAATAACtagttgaatgaaaaaaaaaaaaaagaacaaaaagaactaAATACTAATAAAACTTAGCTAAGGAGTTGGTCCAAGTAGTTTGTGAAGATTTGATGtccaaaacttaaaattttgcactgataaagtaaacaaaaaagaaaatagaaaaaagcgAGAACATTATTAatcacaaatttatatttttattccattcaaaattactattaaggatatttactaattaaacatatttgtattcaaaagtataggattgaaaatttcaaatgcatttataaatatgttattgaacattttaaatatatttaaaagtatgagatCGCACgtttttatatatgaatatctcAAATGTGTTTAAAAGTATGTGACTGAATATGTCAAATGCATTCAGAAGTATAAAATTGAACGTTTTCATAAATGAATATCTCAAATATATTCAGAAATATATGATTGAACATCTCATGTGTTTAGAAGTATATGATCAAACATCTTTAGAGATGTTTAGAATACTTCAACGAATACATCTTTCTATGTCCAAAAGTGTTTTaacttaaaagaaatttttttaaaaatttccataacTATCAATTTCATCCAAAAGCGTCGTGAAGAGTTTTAATGGAGTGTTTTTGATTCGTAAACGGTttgtgaaaaaaatgaaaaaaaaaaagtactttgaTTATTCAATTGAGCCAATAAATTTCCTCCACCATATCATAGAAAAGCCAACCTAGCAAACATTACAGGCACTCTTAACTCTGTAGACCCATTAAAATGATGATCGCACACCAATTTATCTTCATTGAATAGACCTCCTTCTTTCACTTCAATAGCAATTTCCCTAAAGGTGGATGGTAAGGAATAGCAAACCTCGATtgtaaaactaaaaagaaaaatagaggtCGTGTGGTAGCCCTGATGCTTAGAGGCACCAACATCCCAGCCCATGAGCTGGGTTCAAACCTCAccaaaaaacaaaccaaaaaaaaaaaaagaaaaaaaaggaaaaaaaggaaatactacaaagaaaaacaaagagaaagtgAATTTCATGACCAAGGATAGTAAACAGGAGGGTTGGGCTTTTTGATGATGCGGTCTAGACAGACTTTTCcttataggagggaagatacagatgatgatttgggaaatatcaaggttaacatcccaccttttatgggaaaaagtgatcccgaagcttatttggagtgggaagaaaaaatggagatgatttttgactgccacaaatatttagaaggtaagaaggtgaagttggcagcaatggagttagGACATTATgctctccaatggtggaccaatgagcaaaatactcgaaggagagttggtgatgatttaatctcgacatggtgtcaaatgaaaggagccatgaggaaacggtttgtaccatcccattaccataggttgctgcatcaaaggcttcaatatttgtctcaaggaagtaggtccgtacaggattattacaaagatatggagatgttaatgatgaggctgaatatgaatgaggatagggaggcaacaatggcaa is a window from the Ziziphus jujuba cultivar Dongzao chromosome 11, ASM3175591v1 genome containing:
- the LOC125419602 gene encoding receptor-like protein 48 encodes the protein MELERFLHVSTAGYIPTYKQPSCQEDEKWALWQFKESFVIDKFASSYEGAYPKVLQWNKNASNCCLWDGIRCDKETGHVIGLDVSSGCLFGSINSNSTLFNLLHLQRLNLADNDFNYSQIPYAIREFPGPIPSSLGKLTELTKLDLRENSLSGYVPSSLQNLTRLKHLGVDDIQKSDPILSWIGNLTQLVILFLHQNEFYGTTPQSLSKLMNLKFLSLVVDNLGHGMVKFDVFSKMRSLSMLDLKNIDTSFQFEKGNMNASFPKFKVLLMSSCNLIEFPDFLRNQSKLESLSLAVNMLRGPLPIPPPLIKEFDVSKNMLSGEILPHYCSLTSLDYLNLSGNNLSGNLALLDLSDNKLQGQLPRSLSNCKKFESLVVSKNQLIDVFPSWLGALPYLRVMVLSHNGFYGAIGKVEKDLEFTKLQVMDLSFNNFVGELPSEYISSLNYMKDTDVASKIRSYMNFITSYNVTKDRGVYIVIGYWVEVTLKGRETHTTIQNNFAFIDLSSNKFEGEIPELVGNLTALCSLNLSNNMLTGPIPTSLGNLKELESLDLSNNNLSGKIPQQMNQLAFLAYLNVSHNNLIGPIPQGTQFNTFESSLFEGNLELCGKPLLNQCENSQALPPTHATFEDQ